From Amphritea atlantica, a single genomic window includes:
- a CDS encoding cache domain-containing protein, whose amino-acid sequence MIKRLLNASATVLLIAAWCFLAYRINSVTSDKEAIESDFLISSVVWGVSLLLCAAAWLNERRSLRGQPEVDALVGRLVRSDLTQDTSQGQPADGTAADLSRAIERLKNTLTQFSHNSVLLAHSAQGLDGNLNNIDRATGEIVNQLSTSASASEELSAAAAEVSKNCKSASDNSHEANEVALKGQAIVSQTIESMHKTTGIVTDSAAVIRNLGERSGEIGQIVDLISNIADQTNLLALNAAIEAARAGDQGRGFAVVSGEVRELAEKTSRATEKIRLTVETMQQELKKATGMMDQGVLIAQHGTESAQQSETALNDILSHIASLVGEVEQISVASRETTATTEELSRSLHQVAELMDETAGNVNHNSLIVSKLSESASEMKHLIGQFRLVSKTDAEALVHRAHDYAQKHGRDKAIAAFNNYEDDFVQGELYVLVQDFNGNMLAHGGNPALVGKNLAEARDASGKPLCPPLVAMAREQGQGWYSYAYLNPHTGKDEPKHTFVRRFGDDCYIACGIYQPDNVAD is encoded by the coding sequence ATGATAAAGAGGCTTCTGAATGCGTCGGCCACAGTGCTGTTAATCGCTGCGTGGTGTTTTCTGGCTTATCGGATTAACAGCGTAACATCTGACAAGGAGGCTATAGAAAGTGATTTCCTGATCAGCTCTGTCGTCTGGGGAGTATCATTACTTCTCTGCGCCGCAGCCTGGTTGAACGAACGAAGAAGCCTGAGGGGCCAACCTGAAGTGGACGCTTTGGTCGGACGCCTGGTCAGAAGCGATCTGACGCAAGATACCTCACAGGGTCAACCTGCCGATGGAACTGCAGCGGATTTGAGCCGTGCTATCGAGAGATTAAAAAATACCCTGACCCAGTTTTCTCATAACAGTGTGCTACTTGCGCACTCTGCTCAGGGGCTTGACGGCAATCTTAACAATATCGACCGGGCGACCGGTGAGATCGTCAACCAACTGAGCACCTCGGCATCGGCAAGCGAAGAGCTGTCAGCCGCCGCCGCTGAAGTTTCTAAAAACTGCAAAAGTGCATCAGATAACTCCCACGAAGCTAACGAAGTAGCCCTCAAGGGACAGGCAATCGTGAGTCAAACGATCGAGAGCATGCATAAAACCACCGGCATCGTGACCGACTCGGCGGCAGTCATACGTAATCTCGGTGAGCGCTCCGGCGAAATCGGACAAATTGTCGATCTCATCAGTAATATCGCAGACCAGACCAACCTGTTAGCGCTGAACGCCGCCATTGAGGCTGCCAGAGCAGGTGATCAGGGTCGAGGGTTCGCGGTTGTCTCCGGTGAAGTAAGAGAGTTAGCCGAGAAAACCTCTCGAGCGACAGAAAAGATACGCCTGACAGTTGAAACGATGCAGCAGGAACTTAAAAAGGCAACCGGGATGATGGATCAGGGGGTTCTGATCGCCCAGCACGGCACCGAGTCTGCACAACAATCTGAAACCGCACTAAACGATATACTCAGTCATATCGCCTCTCTGGTCGGTGAGGTCGAACAGATCTCAGTCGCCTCGCGGGAAACCACCGCAACCACTGAAGAGCTGTCAAGGAGTCTGCATCAGGTCGCCGAACTGATGGATGAAACTGCGGGTAACGTCAACCATAACAGCCTGATCGTATCCAAACTGTCGGAGTCGGCCAGTGAGATGAAACACCTGATCGGTCAGTTTCGACTGGTTAGCAAAACAGACGCGGAGGCGCTGGTTCATCGCGCTCACGATTACGCCCAGAAACATGGACGGGATAAAGCCATTGCCGCATTCAACAATTACGAAGATGATTTTGTGCAAGGCGAGCTCTACGTACTGGTTCAGGATTTTAACGGTAACATGCTCGCCCATGGTGGCAACCCGGCGCTGGTCGGTAAGAATTTAGCTGAGGCCAGGGATGCCAGCGGTAAGCCACTGTGTCCGCCATTGGTGGCGATGGCTCGTGAACAGGGTCAGGGCTGGTATAGTTACGCCTACCTGAATCCACACACCGGCAAAGACGAACCGAAGCACACCTTTGTCCGACGCTTCGGAGACGATTGTTATATCGCCTGTGGTATTTATCAGCCGGATAACGTAGCGGACTGA
- a CDS encoding sel1 repeat family protein codes for MKYFLNVHNLFISMTLIFMLHGGTVHANADPIDDGYLNPVEDLRYYMEQLERLPERLGVICWAAYEVHKEGKHESAMTLLNACADRGLVASMLMLSNFYENGILNTGEIPEVSTLWLKRAADTGDSRGQYYYGLALLRGYGHSRNQTLGRQWIELAARQGFPDAVEAYEQWR; via the coding sequence ATGAAATACTTCCTGAACGTACATAACTTATTCATCAGCATGACGCTGATATTCATGTTGCACGGCGGCACTGTTCACGCGAATGCTGACCCCATCGACGATGGTTATCTTAATCCGGTGGAAGATCTACGTTACTATATGGAACAGCTTGAGCGGTTGCCCGAAAGATTAGGGGTGATCTGCTGGGCAGCTTATGAGGTTCATAAAGAGGGTAAACATGAGAGTGCGATGACCCTGCTTAATGCTTGTGCTGATCGAGGCCTGGTTGCCTCAATGTTAATGCTCTCAAATTTTTATGAAAACGGCATTCTTAATACAGGTGAAATACCTGAAGTTTCAACATTATGGTTAAAGCGTGCGGCAGATACCGGAGATAGCCGGGGGCAGTATTATTATGGCCTGGCGTTGTTACGAGGTTACGGCCATAGCAGAAATCAAACACTCGGCCGGCAATGGATAGAACTGGCTGCCAGACAAGGGTTTCCAGATGCCGTTGAGGCTTATGAACAGTGGAGATAA
- a CDS encoding HAMP domain-containing histidine kinase encodes MPLRLMNSGDNVLSRLISSTGRHGGLLIGIAVLIPFILVVGLGIHGYRALEELHKSELFDKATAESRLLQNLLSRQVDALAVSHQTAVRSAILDDKYRDLSSLVTNSPLIELVSVYTDEGILYPDSGLALTFFDKTLLDDVKTDIMSAHDQLQRRSENQTVDVWLAVTTSIGPAYLYCWRAQPGITLCVLSKAKVVYDWVWDSDELRVLSHDFKIEDSFSHLQAASDTPPKVQYTFKKLGLIITPQLKVAPQETAPARWLFLAMVLPLLGLSCAVSYLVYRHYQVQVSRAETLLSCTQDIAHELRTPLGNINLYVGLMLRSEVQSDKERYQLIVDNEMLRISQIIDNATALMRGKPVDPWQYLSPAMHLQSLYQQYQLRLTSTGCQLCVQSTLNDKYWYPKHAVELVLLNLLDNARKYAPGHLITMAAGLEDNELFFSVNNCRQQAVDSLHAIAPAGLGLGLQTCQRLAAQFDGRLDKEITDTGRHYKLYLPILKRDPPC; translated from the coding sequence ATGCCGTTGAGGCTTATGAACAGTGGAGATAATGTGCTAAGTCGTTTGATTAGTAGCACTGGCCGGCATGGTGGGTTGCTTATTGGTATAGCCGTTCTGATTCCGTTTATACTGGTGGTTGGGCTGGGTATCCATGGTTATCGGGCGCTGGAGGAGCTGCATAAGAGCGAGTTGTTCGATAAGGCTACGGCAGAGTCCAGGCTGTTACAGAATTTATTATCCAGGCAGGTTGATGCCCTCGCTGTATCGCATCAAACCGCGGTGCGCAGTGCGATATTGGATGATAAATATCGTGATTTAAGTTCGCTGGTCACCAATAGCCCCCTGATTGAACTGGTCTCTGTGTATACCGACGAGGGTATTCTCTACCCGGATTCCGGCCTCGCACTGACGTTTTTTGATAAAACGTTACTGGACGATGTGAAAACAGACATTATGTCTGCGCATGATCAATTACAGCGTCGCTCAGAAAACCAGACAGTGGATGTCTGGTTGGCGGTTACCACTTCAATTGGTCCTGCATATCTTTACTGTTGGAGGGCCCAGCCAGGTATCACCCTATGTGTGTTGTCGAAAGCTAAAGTGGTATATGACTGGGTGTGGGATAGCGATGAGCTAAGGGTTCTGAGCCATGATTTTAAAATTGAGGACAGCTTTAGTCATCTGCAGGCCGCTTCTGATACTCCTCCCAAGGTGCAGTACACCTTCAAAAAACTCGGTTTGATCATTACGCCGCAACTTAAAGTTGCACCGCAGGAAACTGCCCCTGCTCGCTGGTTATTTCTCGCTATGGTGCTGCCGCTGCTGGGGCTGAGCTGTGCTGTCTCCTACCTGGTCTACCGGCATTACCAAGTGCAGGTCTCACGGGCGGAGACGCTGCTTAGTTGTACTCAGGATATTGCCCACGAGCTCAGAACTCCTCTGGGTAATATCAATTTGTATGTCGGCCTCATGCTGCGTTCTGAAGTACAGTCAGATAAAGAACGTTATCAATTGATCGTTGATAACGAGATGCTGCGTATTTCTCAGATCATCGATAATGCCACGGCGCTTATGCGTGGGAAGCCAGTAGACCCGTGGCAGTATTTGTCACCGGCGATGCATTTACAGTCGCTATATCAGCAGTATCAACTCCGCTTGACGTCAACAGGCTGTCAGCTTTGTGTACAATCGACACTCAACGATAAGTACTGGTATCCAAAACACGCGGTTGAGTTAGTGTTGCTGAATCTGCTCGACAACGCGCGCAAGTATGCCCCCGGACATCTGATTACAATGGCGGCAGGGCTAGAGGACAACGAATTATTCTTCTCGGTAAATAATTGCAGGCAGCAAGCGGTTGATAGCCTCCATGCTATCGCCCCAGCCGGGTTGGGCCTTGGCTTGCAAACCTGTCAGCGACTCGCAGCTCAATTTGATGGTCGACTGGATAAGGAAATTACAGACACAGGCCGTCACTATAAGCTTTATCTGCCCATACTGAAGCGAGATCCCCCATGTTAA
- a CDS encoding response regulator transcription factor, whose translation MLTVLIVEDDPLTTLGLKELLTLEGYRCLCFDTAEHAWQACQQSKPDLCILDRNLPGMSGDELCKRLRSHWPTLPILMLSAKGSEPERIEGLALGVDDYVSKPYSVNELLARIEAMVRRIPLYKSCEPISGFWMRDLYIDVGGLRAVREGNSVELTPRELSILRLLYESEGNVVSRDMLFNECWGRDYFPNSRALDQSIAVLRGKIETDQKIPDIIKTARGSGYRYEA comes from the coding sequence ATGTTAACTGTGCTTATTGTTGAAGATGACCCTCTGACCACTTTGGGCTTAAAAGAGCTGTTGACACTCGAGGGTTATCGTTGCCTGTGCTTTGACACGGCAGAACACGCCTGGCAGGCCTGTCAGCAGTCTAAACCGGATCTCTGTATTCTGGATCGGAATTTACCGGGCATGTCGGGTGACGAACTCTGTAAAAGACTGCGAAGCCACTGGCCGACACTGCCGATTCTGATGTTATCTGCCAAGGGCTCTGAACCTGAACGTATTGAAGGACTCGCGCTAGGTGTGGATGATTATGTCAGCAAACCTTACAGTGTGAATGAACTGTTAGCTCGCATCGAGGCGATGGTGAGAAGAATTCCCCTGTATAAAAGCTGTGAACCGATCTCCGGATTCTGGATGCGTGATCTGTATATTGATGTTGGCGGTTTAAGGGCGGTGCGTGAGGGTAATTCAGTGGAATTAACGCCCAGAGAGCTTTCTATTCTGCGCTTATTGTATGAATCAGAGGGCAATGTGGTAAGCCGGGATATGCTGTTTAACGAGTGCTGGGGACGCGATTATTTTCCCAATAGCCGGGCGCTTGATCAATCTATTGCGGTGTTAAGGGGTAAAATTGAAACAGATCAGAAGATTCCCGATATTATTAAAACCGCACGGGGTTCTGGCTATCGTTATGAGGCATGA